DNA from Clostridia bacterium:
CCTGCCTTTCGGCGAATCCCAGCGTTGCGCGGGCGATGGAGACCTGCACCCTGTCGGGGAGCCGCTTCTCCAGCGCGACCGCCTGCACCCGGGACGGGACCGGCGGCAGCGCGGCCGTCGCCTCGCCGACGGCGACGTAGACGGGACTGCGGCCGGCTGCGGCCAACTGTTTCTTCCAAAAGGCGTCGTCGCCCAGATGTTCGTCGAGGCCGGCGGCGCGCAATGCGGCCCGAACGTCCGCAACATCCGGGCGCCCCCTGTGATAGACGTCCGGGTACAGGGCGATCAGCGCCCGGCCGTTCTCGTCGCGCACCACTTCGACGCGGCGATCGACGATGTCGACGGGCGTGCCCACCTGGACGCGGTCGAACAGGCCGACGACGTCCCGATTGCGCATGCGGACGCAGCCGAGCGACACGGCGTGCCCGATCGACGCGTCGTCCGCGGTGCCGTGAATGCCGTACCCCACATATCCCGGGCGGGACAGGCCGAGCCATCGCACGCCGAGCGGGTTGGACGGGCCCGGGCCGATGAAGAAGCCGTCGGCCCAGCCCTGTTCGCGGACGAACCACGACGGAGGGAACCACGACGGGTTTTTCGTCTTCTTGCCGATCGTGAAACGGCCGGTGGGGGTCGCCGTGACGCGCGTGATCTTCCCGACCTTGCGATCCGGCGCGCCGATCGCGACCGGGTACGACGCCACGGCTTCGTCTCCCTTGAAAAGGGTCAGCCGATAGGCCGGCAGGTTGATCTCGATGCGCGTCTTGCCCTCGGCGGCGTGGACGGGCGACGGATCCGGCAGCAACCAGCCGGCGAGGGTCACCAGCGCCAGCGAAACGCCCGCCCACCACAACGGCCGCGCATATCTTCCTCGACTTTCCATCGGCGCGCATCACCGAAAGCATTCCATGCGCGCCCCGGCTTGGATATGCCGATTTCGTGGTATCATCAATGGTGTTCGCCGGAGTGGTGGAACGGCAGACACGCACGACTCAAAATCGTGTGCCCAAAAGGCGTGTGGGTTCAAATCCCACCTCCGGCACCAGGTTTGAAACATTGAACGGCGCGGCCACCGTGGCCGCGCCGCACGTTTTTGCGGGCAAGTCACTTGCTGCTGTCCAGCGGCTGGCTTTGCACGTCGCCGAGCCGCCATCCTTCGGGCGTGTTCTGCAGGACGATGTGGACCTGGACCGTCGACGTGAACGCCCCGCCGCCCCACTCGCTCGCGGGGTAGTGCTCCTGCAGGCGCTCCTCCACGACCGCGGTGTTCTCGTTCGCGGAAACAAGCTTGAGCGACAGCACCGTCTCGCGGTCCGGGAACGTCCACTCGCCTTCGCCGCCGGCGAACTCGCTCGACATGGCCGAGACCAGCGTGTCCGCGTATTCGGGTGTGGCGAGGGTGGCCAGCTCGTGGCGCATCTGTTGCAACAGCTCGTCCTGGAGCGAGGACGCGCGCTCGCCCAACGCCAGCCACGCTTCCGCGGTGCCGCGAATCACCATGCGCGCCTGCTTGTCCAGCGTGTAGGCGAGCGCGGCGAGGCCGTCCGCGGAGGGCGGGTCCGGCAGGACGTACCGCTGCAAGCGCTCCTGCGCGGCGCCGGCCTCGGACGGCGCGGTCTCCGACGGTCCGCCGAGTTCCGACCCCGGAGCGGCCGGTTCCGAAACGGCTGAGCCGCCGGACGCCTCCGAAGATCCGGCCTGCCGCGAGCCCGGCCCGGAAAGGCTGCAGCCTCCCACGACCACCGTGACCGCGATCAACGCCGCGACCAGTGAACCAGCCTTCAAGACGCCCATCCCCCTTCTGGGGCGCATTCCGCCTAATTCTCCGACTTCGACAGCCGCGGCATGTTTTCGACGCGGATTTCGAGGTCGATGAGCTCTCCGCCGCGCAGCACCGTGAGCTTCGCGCGCTCGCCGGGCCGCCTGCGCGCGAGGGCCCGCCGGATCGCGCCGAGGCTGGCGACCGACCTCCCGTCCACGCTCACGACAAGGTCGAGGGGC
Protein-coding regions in this window:
- a CDS encoding L,D-transpeptidase: MWWAGVSLALVTLAGWLLPDPSPVHAAEGKTRIEINLPAYRLTLFKGDEAVASYPVAIGAPDRKVGKITRVTATPTGRFTIGKKTKNPSWFPPSWFVREQGWADGFFIGPGPSNPLGVRWLGLSRPGYVGYGIHGTADDASIGHAVSLGCVRMRNRDVVGLFDRVQVGTPVDIVDRRVEVVRDENGRALIALYPDVYHRGRPDVADVRAALRAAGLDEHLGDDAFWKKQLAAAGRSPVYVAVGEATAALPPVPSRVQAVALEKRLPDRVQVSIARATLGFAERQGDDYLLPVAQLPEAFRAHFDRGDDGQVLFYGQRMPGAVVRDGEALVPVRAMGQRLHMTERWLDTAWLDLSW